AGATTTGTCATTAAACAAAACCCGTAGTATACAGGACAGCTAAATTATTGTCAATTTTACTTCCTGCGCCATCTCGCATTAATTccattcttttcttctttttggttCTTCAGAAACAAAACTATTCTCTGTTTCGATCTTGAAGAACCCCCAAATCCCAGAAaatcaaattaacaaatttatcGAATTTGCCTTTAAATTATCTTGGTTCAACTTTGTTATCGTTGAAATTAAAGAGAactttttttggtaaaaagagGAAAATGGCTCAAGCTGTTGAAGAATGGTATAAGCAGATGCCTATCATCACCCGCTCTTATCTCACAGCTGCCGTAGTTACCACTATCGGTTGCTCTCTCGAAGTATgcctctttttcattttttattgcttttatttttgttttggtgtTATTTTTCTTTCTGGGCAATAGGATTGGAATCGTGTCTTCGATTTTCATTGACTAATTAGTGCTtgctttttaatttatatccaattggGTATGAATAATTTCGTTAGATTTGATCTGTGCAtatctcattttttttctctaaatttggCGACTCCTTATTGGGTTTCCTATATGGTTGTAGCGCAATTTTATTTCTTGAGAAAGTTGGTAGGGAATATGGGCAGGCAAAGCTAACAATATGTTTGTTCCTCCTctctgagttttttttttttgggtataaTGCACAATTGGTTATGATTGGTTTTCACatcttgaaattgaaaaaaaaagaaaagaattagaATATATATTTGGGATTGTTATGCTAATCTAATTTACTTTTCTGAATCTTTGCAGATAATATCACCTTATCATCTGTACTTGAACCCTAAGCTCGTGGTTAAGCAGTATCAATTCTGGCGCCTCATTACTAACTTCCTGTACTTCCGCAAGATGGGTAAATTTCATGTGCTTTACGTCTGAGTGTTATGAAATCTCTGGTTTATTGTTGTGCCGTCAGAACGATGCTGTGTAGTATGTTGTGCTGGTCAGTGTTGTCAAGGGCGCGAGGCCCACTCTAGGTGACCCTGGTGTGTACTTGATCAAATGTGCCTAGCCCGAAAGGGTCTGAGGCCATAGGTGCGCCTTGACAACATCACTTCATGTTATTGCTAGAGATGTAGAATGTTCTGAATGGAACAAAGAGTTGTTTTTAATGTCTCCCTTCAAATGTTAGTCAAAAGTATTAAAATGCAGTTGTGTTTAGACTTCAGATGATTTTAAAAAGCTTGAACAGAGTACGTGTATGTGTAGCAGTGCAGGTAAAAGTGAAGTGAggtatgatttaaaaaaaaaaaagaataaagtcCATTGTTCTTATGCCCTCCCTGTTTCCTTTCTTCGTAGAGTACTATACTAATAACGTTAAAACatctttaaaaatgataattgatTGCCAGGCATTTATATGTGATAAATTTGAATATGATCGAGGTCAGTATTCTCAAATCATTTAGAATCTTTAACACGGTATCCCTTGATAATGCCAGATTTGGATTTCATGTTTCACATGTTCTTTCTTGCTCGGTACTGCAAGCTTCTTGAAGAGAACTCTTTCAGGGGAAGGACTGCAGATTTCTTTTACATGCTCTTGTTCGGAGCTTCAGTCTTAACTGGCATTGTTCTTGTTGGAGGAATGATACCTTATCTGTCAGCATCATTTGCCAAGATTATATTTCTAAGCAATTCATTGACATTCATGATGGTAATTTTGTCTGCCTTCATTTACATGCAAAATATGGTTTAGTAGTAGTATATGTTTTCTGGTGTCCATTTTGGAAAGCCATCTTATTGTACTACATGTAGGTTTATGTGTGGAGCAAACAGAATCCTTTTATACATATGAGTTTTCTGGGTCTTTTTACCTTTACAGCAGCTTATTTACCCTGGGTGAGTGCTTCTATTCTTTCTATCCTTTTTTTCTTATATTGTTCTTCGAGCATGTATTTTCTTTATCAAAGCATTTTCAAGTTTTTACCAAGAAAGAGAAAGTAGCTATGTGGATTTCCCATTGTGCTAAACTCTAAAGTTTACTATTCTTATATATGTTTGTGCTGTTGAATATGATTCTACTTCTCATAGTTAAAGAGTGTAATGGCTTCTGTTCCCTGACTTTCAGGTGCTTTTGGGATTCTCTGTCCTTGTTGGTGCTAGTGCTTGGGTGGATCTCCTGGTACGTTTCCCTTCCAGAGCCTGCTTTAACGTCAAAATATTGGGACACTGTTGTATGGATTTTTTGCATATCTCCGAAATCCTTTGTTATATGTTCAGTCAAGGGGGCCGagcttatatttatataataaagcattttttttataaatgcttACTGCTGGAAAGTTCATAGTGCAAGTCTCGAAAATGTGGGGGGAGTAAGTCGATGGTGGACTGTCAGACTGCCTTATAATTATGTTGTGGTCCTATAAACTGCCACCTGTTCTAGTCTCACTTTGTTTAGTTAGATTCTCACTGCTGTTATGTTCAACTGTTGCGTCTTGTTGGTTAACAATTATCATTATTACTTTTGTGGCGTTTGTTTTTATCGAACTAAATATTTGGTTGATCCAGGGAATGATTGCTGGTCATGCCTACTATTTTCTTGAAGATGTATATCCACGAATGACCGGACGTCGACCCCTAAAAACTCCATCCTTTATTAAAGCGATGTTTGCAGATGAATCTGTAGTAGTAGCACGGCCAGCAAATGTGAGATTTGCTCCACCCGCAGATGAACTTCACAGAGACTAGTCGGCCATTGGAAAACTAGAGCAATTTTGGTTGAATTGATCTCTGATAGGAAAGGCCTAAAAAAATGCATGGTTGGCCCTATTTCTTAGACATGTTCAAGCTTTAACATGCTTAAATTGCTGATTATGGACAATATATATCTTTTGGTAGAATTAGAGGCGTGTATAACTGTATATCTGTTGTTATTGCTTGCACTATATATGCAGAAATTGGGGATGAAATCTTGTAATTATTACCAGACTCTGCTTTTGGTTGTTATAGAATGCCCTTTCTCATCATCAACCTTTTTGCAACGTGGGGAAgttttacaaatataaaataattctGTATATACCACCACCAATTTGTTTCCATATTGAATCGATTGCTATTATATCTTATGAGAATTTCGGCCACTTCccgttttctttttaaatcattACAATAAGTTCTGGCTCTACTTTAAGATCCTAAGCCAAATTAAATGTACATATTTATTTGGCTTCATTGAAAATTGAAACTACAGCGTACTTGCTGTTGCCATAATTCACGCATTTGTTCACTTGGGTGTATTTCAAAATTCAttgatatttatggatttaagaataaattttgaaattttatttttatccaatgTCTACTATCTAGATTAAAccttaaatagaaaaaaaaatacccTTAAACATGTTGGAAACCACACACTCATTAACTGAGCTAAGGCTTAATCTAACTAAAATTACAATTAATGCAAACTGGTATAATGATGATAGAAGAGCACTAAGGTGCAAGGTCCTCTCAATCTagacttaaaatgaaaaatatgtatcTAAATTATGCAAGTTTTCTCAATTAAGTATTAGTAGATAACTCTAAATAAAAATGTCATACATTATAATTTTCTTTAATCAAAGTTAATGGTGGTAACAAAATAAAGCTTTAAATAcccactttaaaaaaaattaaaaacttaaataagaaaaattacataatttgaatatttattcCCTTcctatatgtgtgtatatatacacATGATATAGCTTCGTTGTATTATTAGATTGCATTGTAGGATTTGTTTTGAGAAACAAGCCTCTTAGCAATCTCAAATAAAATCATGACGAAGAAAGATGCTAACAATAACATCATAAGGTCTTTTCCAAAAGATATGTTGGCGGAAATTCTCAAGCATGCCGCCTCAAATTCCATCACTGATTTCGTTACGCCAAGTTAACTTGTAAAGCTTTTCATGGAGCATGGACAAACTTAGTGTCGTTCCATGGCGTAAGAGTGAGAGTTTTTCAGAAAAGATGCAAAGCTGCCAAGACTGACGAAGCATTATATAGGAAAGGAATTGTCGATTGTTTTAGTCGAAGGAAATAGGAGTCTGGTCTTTGTTTGAAGCATGCGGCAGAGAAAGGTTAGGTCAAAGCCATATATGCCTACGGCATTATCTTGATTTGTTTCGGTGGTTCAAGTTGTGTCGTCTCTCGATCTTGCAAATTCTAGTAAAATAAGTTCAAAAATCATTGCTAGTTTCCGTTTGAAAACCGAGGAGTTTTTGAGCAGCATGTGGGTGTATCTTTCATTGACCGGGCCGAAACAAATCGGCTGTAATTGCTGCCATCATGACATCAGACTGACCTGTTCGAGTTCTTCAGAAGGCCAATCTTGGGAAGCAAGTAACAACGTCGGCCGTCGTTGCGATTCTTGTTTTTGGGATCACGAAGCAACTCTGTTTGTAGTTTGCTTAGGaaatatttagttaattaaagtCAAATTAGCCTAGTGCATGCAATGTAATCTAAGCTATGTCTTATATATCTATTGTTTTAATTGCAGAAACACTTGTTAACCCATTAAGCAAAGTACTTGAACAGAGCTGATAAACTGAAGAAAACAGTTTGCCCTTATTTATTCAGGTCCCTTGACTTGTCCCTCGACAGTGCAATATATTCATCTCTCAGGCTGTTATATTTGAGGATCAGGTCATGGAAAGCTTCCTTATTCTCACCTGgggtttcctttttcttcttctgctCCAACCGAAGCTTCACAGTTTCGATTCGTTTCTTGAGCTCTTGGATCTTCACCGTTTTCTCCTCGTGCTGCTTCTGCAGTGTTTCCAACTCTGACGCCGGTTTGCCTAACAGTTCAGTATTTCATGTAACCAGCAAAATCCACacatacaaaaaaagaaaaacagcagctataatttgatttaattaataaattaagttgaTAATTTCTAGATTGAGAAATCATGTTACTTcggttgaaaaaaataatatgcaTGATATCGGGGGAAAAGACAAGGGAAGGAAAGCGTTTGAATACAGCATATATATTATACAAGCTTCCATattatgtactttttttttttataaacatttgacCTCCCCCCCCCCAAATATGTTGTGTCTGAATTTATGGGGAAAATATAATTCGAAGTGGTAAGAATTTGGTACCTGCCGAAAGGTTATAAGAGCTACCACTTCTGTCTTCCATGATTTTCTTCCCAGGTTCCTGTTGGACGGCTTCATTCAGGCTCAAATTCAAACGAGCTATAAACTACTTCAAATCCACCAAATAGACTTACATGTTTTAAGCTTGATTTCCGAACAATTTGATGAATGCAGTAAGAAAGAAATAAACAACTACGCCTTGCACATAATGCCATTGGCATTTTGAGATAAGTAAGCATCAGATTTTACCTCAAAAACTATAGTTGAAACACCAAGTCAATGAAAATTAAGATTAAGAAGCTATTAGCTAGCGAAGATAATATAGTTTTAAGACCTACATTAGTGCTAACTCTGTTTACGCATGTCGCTGATGTGTCAACATCAACTTTCGGAGCCGAAAATTAGACGCATCGTTAACATATATGGCCACCTTGGTATGTTTTTCTTAATTAGCTATCAATATTATACATGCAACACAATCTTAACTAGCCTTATAAGAAAGAGATGAAGCTAAATCCAATGCAAGAAAATCCTAACCTTTTCTCTTTGTTGGTGGCCACACTTCACAGTGAAATGCAGTTGGTGTTATAATGAAAGAACTTGCTCAATTTACGTATACATATAAAGATGGAGCTATGGCAAAGAAAGAAGGTTTTTGCAAGTTAAACAGAAAAGAGCATCTTCCACTGATAGAAACAATTATTAAGGCCATAGAATCTCTGGGTACGAACATTTGCTGAGCCCCTTGTTGGTGAAAGTCTCTCCATCTGGTcctcacatgcccatgtatcTCTGGTGCTATTAAAAAAGAATCAGAATACTTCATATTTTCATGCTGAGTGATGATGATATCATGCAAATAAGGAGCAATGTATGACGTGAcgtcttttattttttcttccatTTGGACATGCTTTTGAGCTCATAAGACAAATAGGGAAATGAATCATGATTTATTTCATGGCACTCAATGCTTTTTGTTTGCTTTTCTGTATTGGCTCAGTTGCCATGTGTGGGAACTTTATTGGAAGTTCAAGGACCGTATAAATGAAACAAAGTTTCAACATAAAGAAAACTATGAGGTGTAAGGTTTGTGGGATTATTTTTAGATCTGGAAAGATTGTAGTCATTTGATTAAGCTAcataataaattagaaaattatattGATCACTTGAAATTTCTTAAATCTGTCACCgacattgaattttttaaaatcaatttctttattgaaaatgataaattaataatttttttatccttttttatttCAACCATTGATTTTAACtcctccaaatttttaaaataccaaaccaaaaatgataaaattattattcaaaaacacattttttttctttttaaaatattaaaattcatacttttatacaattatatcatgttttataattaatttaaacgtaattttttattacttaaaataataattcaaaataatgacTAATTCAATACTAAATTATTTGTAAGGttggttaaaattttcatttcacacTTAAATAATATGATTCAAATCTTATTATTCCTACTTTCTTTTCAGTAAAAATGTCACGGAGGCTTCTGTACTagagtcaaattgtattttgccccattttattcaaaaaatgggtaaattagtctatatacattaaatcaaagagcaaaccgatcttttatattaattttttcatcaatttgtaTTGTTTTAAACTGGTATGATTGAGGAAAAAACCTGACAGTGACATGTGGCATATCAAGTGTATCTCATTCTAATATACaatgataatttttaaatagtaaaaatggataaaattttaacaaaaaaaaaaacaattttctcTTTGATATAacatatagagactaatttacctattttttttaaataaatggagCAAAATGCAATTCGACTCCTGCCACAaaggcctccatgatacttttaccaagaGATGTAAAATTAACATTGGTGCTCGCAAGCTACTTGAGTTCgacttgaaaaaaatttaaatttaatttgataattattgagtCGAGCTTGAATAGCTTCAGCTATCGATTGAACTAAATTCGATCTCAGTAATACTTGACTCGAACGGTTCACGAGCCTTACcgagcttttcatatttttatattattaaattacgttattgcccttaatatatattattaaccttaaGCTTAATTACTAAACCGAATTTGAGCTTGAGTTTGAGTTCAAGTATAGAAATTGATAAACGAACTTAATCAAGCTCAAGCTCGATTATATCTCGAATCAATCTCGAGCTTAAAAATAGATGTTCGATTGAGCTCGAGTCAAATATCAAACTTCAAATTTCGAGTTGAGGTTGACAGTATTCAAGCTTGGCTCAGCTCGATTACACCCGTACTTTTACCCTTTcgtgataaaaaaattatgtgaATGAATTCTGAATATGAGGCAAGGTTTTGAAATGTGACGAGGATATTAATCTTTAAGAATAAATGCTTGTTATTAGAAAGGAACATATGAAGTTAGGTAATGTTGAActtgaatattttatttattttataaattaagtaaaaaggaaaatattaattatatatatagtatatacaTATAAGTTTGTTATCGTGTACAATAGTGGTGAAGTATAGTTTAGATTTTCATGTATAAACGTTATAGTAGAAAAGTTTATTAGTCAAACTTGCTCCAAAAGCTTTATTGTTCAAAAGGTGGCCGATGCCTGATGGCGGCTGTTTTTCCTTTTTACTTCGGTTTCTAATTCGTTGAATGGGCAAAAGCAATTGGAAACAATAACTTGGTTTTAAGGATGCGTAAAAAttgtattaaatatttaatccTACCAATTACAGGATTTTGTTTACCCAATCCTGGTCAATCATGGCACCGCCTCTAATTCCCTTCTTATATAGCTTCGCTTTGTAGGATTTGATTCAAGAAGCAGCTTCTTTATAATCTCCCAACGGAATCATGACGAATAAAATTGTTAACGACATCGCAAGGTTACTTCCAGAAGATATGTTGTCGGAAATTCTCAAGCATGCGGCGTCGAATTCTGCCGCTGATTTCGTCAATGCCAGGTTAAGTTGCAAGGCCGTTCGTGCTGCTTCGAATTACGATCAAATCTTCGAGAACGTTTCAATGGAGAAACTTAACTTCGTTCCATGGCGTAAAAGCGAGAAAGTTTTGCAAAAAAGATGCGAAGCTGCCCAAAACGCCGAAGCTTTATACAGGAAAGGAATGATGGATTGTTTTAGTCTAAGAGAATTTGAATTTGGTCTCCATTGTTTGAAGAAAGCGGCCGAAAAAGGTCACGTAGAAGCTATATATACTTACGGTATTATCTTGATTTGTTTCGGGGGTGAGCTAAGGGAACAAGGGCTTCGAATTATATCGTCTCTTGATCTCACGAATTCTAGCAAAAGAAGAACAAGAATCGTGACCAGTTGCCGTTTAAAAACCGAAAACTTTTTGAGCAATATGTGGGTGTACGCTGCATTGACCGAACCCACACGAATCAGCCGTAGTTGTGATAGTGACATTAGGGAAAGACCGAATAGTTCAAGTACTTCTTCGGAAGGCCAAGCTTGGGAAGCAAGCAAAAACGTCGGCTACTGTTGCGATCCATGTTTTTGGGACGGTGAAGCAACTCTGTTTTGCAGTTTGCTTAggaaatatttaattaattagagtGCACGTAATCTATGCTATTTCTTCTGTTAATTGTAGGTACCAATCAATATTCCAATTTGTGGCTCAGGtgatttcaatttattttggGCCGACAATGATTAAACAAGTTGCAACTTTGATAAAGATGAATTTGGTTTATTCAATTAAaggtaaatttaatattttcgtGGATTTTTTTCAACTTCAATTAAATTAGTTGTGCTAAAGATTTGAGTGACGGTCCCTAGTCCCAATGGCTGCTACGCACTTGAATGATCTTTTTTGTCGTTGTAGTGAGAGATCGACCCAAAAGGGAAAAAATTATCTAGCAACTATATCAAGGGACTGTTTGGGTAACAGACTTCGTTTAGAGTAGCAGCAGCAAAGGGAAAAAAAACAAGCCCTTGTTGTTAACTTGTTTGCAGTTAAAGCCTGTTTGGTGGTCTGAATGCGTATCTTCCACCTCAGTTCATAGCTGTTCTACAATTTAGATTCCAATAATCTGACCAACTTATCGGGCAGATAAGAGAGAGAAATTGAAACATGCCAATATAATGTGGGCCAAGTGCTTGTGTTTCTTAACATATCAAAATGAgaggtttcttttcttttggagATAGATGGAAGGAATTTTAGattatatttaatcaaataaaatgtAATGTACAGTTAATCCCATGTCCATAAACATGTCTGCTGAACCTGGATGTTTGTTTCCTGGAAAATTCTGAAGTTTTAGAATTACAGGAGCCATAGTCCAAACCAAATTCAATCTTTCATCCTTGGGATCAATCTTTGGTACAATCAAATTCCCCAGGTTCTCACCCCAGACCAATCATAGCCCACAATTAAGGTTTACaacctaaagaaaaaaaaaacaataatgttCCGAATTTCAGGCCGCCCTTGCAAGAACTTCGACCCTATCAGGCACATCTGCAGGGTCAATATAGAAACCACCCCTCCTGAAAGTCCTGGGCACGGTTAGTGTCAAGACCCCATCTTCATATTTAGCTGATATTCCATCAATATCTATGGAACCAGGCAGCCGGAATTTCCTCTTGAAGTCCATGGCTGGTTTTGTTGAGTCATCGATGGCCTCGGTCCTAATTATAAGATATCTTGAGTCCTCAACTTCCACTTTTATTTCCTCCTTCCTCACCCCTAATGTATaggacaaaaagaaaaaaaagaaaaaccatggCATGGAACTAATTTCTGGTACATAAATTAACAAGGTAAAGGAAAAGAAGATAATGAAGAGAAAATTTTCCATGGCAGAGAGTTACCAGGAAGATCAGCAGAGTAAACGTGAGCCTCTGGGGTTTGAGTCCAATTAACATGGTTTTCAGGAAGAAGCTGGTTGGAGAAAAGGGCAGGAGATGGAAGGAGATAATGATACAAAGGAGAAAGTTGGTATGATGGGAAGGAAAACTCCATTTTTAGTGGGAGGGAACTTTTCTTGGCTGCCTAATGGATACATAGCGATTGGGGTTGGTTTTATAACGTGATAGGAACAGGGTTGTCTGCACTTTTGATAGGCCAAGTGGGCAAGTTGGGGGTCATGGATGCATTTAATTGAGGACCTTATTGGATATTCAAAGGTTCAATCAAACTTTACAGTACTTTGTATAGTAAAAAGGTTGTTTTTGTAATGACAGACTTGATCTAGCATGGCATGGGCTGTCGAAAATGACATGTTACTTTCACCATACTTGCACATACTACTCCTGAGATTT
The genomic region above belongs to Gossypium hirsutum isolate 1008001.06 chromosome D05, Gossypium_hirsutum_v2.1, whole genome shotgun sequence and contains:
- the LOC107905941 gene encoding derlin-2.2, with the translated sequence MAQAVEEWYKQMPIITRSYLTAAVVTTIGCSLEIISPYHLYLNPKLVVKQYQFWRLITNFLYFRKMDLDFMFHMFFLARYCKLLEENSFRGRTADFFYMLLFGASVLTGIVLVGGMIPYLSASFAKIIFLSNSLTFMMVYVWSKQNPFIHMSFLGLFTFTAAYLPWVLLGFSVLVGASAWVDLLGMIAGHAYYFLEDVYPRMTGRRPLKTPSFIKAMFADESVVVARPANVRFAPPADELHRD
- the LOC121217765 gene encoding uncharacterized protein isoform X2 is translated as MLTYLKMPMALCARRSCLFLSYCIHQIVRKSSLKHEPGKKIMEDRSGSSYNLSAELETLQKQHEEKTVKIQELKKRIETVKLRLEQKKKKETPGENKEAFHDLILKYNSLRDEYIALSRDKSRDLNK
- the LOC121217765 gene encoding uncharacterized protein isoform X3, with the protein product MEDRSGSSYNLSAGKPASELETLQKQHEEKTVKIQELKKRIETVKLRLEQKKKKETPGENKEAFHDLILKYNSLRDEYIALSRDKSRDLNK
- the LOC121217765 gene encoding uncharacterized protein isoform X1, with amino-acid sequence MLTYLKMPMALCARRSCLFLSYCIHQIVRKSSLKHEPGKKIMEDRSGSSYNLSAGKPASELETLQKQHEEKTVKIQELKKRIETVKLRLEQKKKKETPGENKEAFHDLILKYNSLRDEYIALSRDKSRDLNK
- the LOC107902696 gene encoding putative F-box protein At1g67623; protein product: MTNKIVNDIARLLPEDMLSEILKHAASNSAADFVNARLSCKAVRAASNYDQIFENVSMEKLNFVPWRKSEKVLQKRCEAAQNAEALYRKGMMDCFSLREFEFGLHCLKKAAEKGHVEAIYTYGIILICFGGELREQGLRIISSLDLTNSSKRRTRIVTSCRLKTENFLSNMWVYAALTEPTRISRSCDSDIRERPNSSSTSSEGQAWEASKNVGYCCDPCFWDGEATLFCSLLRKYLIN
- the LOC107905940 gene encoding 15.4 kDa class V heat shock protein — its product is MEFSFPSYQLSPLYHYLLPSPALFSNQLLPENHVNWTQTPEAHVYSADLPGVRKEEIKVEVEDSRYLIIRTEAIDDSTKPAMDFKRKFRLPGSIDIDGISAKYEDGVLTLTVPRTFRRGGFYIDPADVPDRVEVLARAA